TCGCCTGTCAGGTGCTTGGAGCGTGGGAAGTTGACGCGGTGCTCCTTCTGGATACGCAGCATCTTCTTGATGTTGGAGTCGTCGTAGGGCATGGAGCCGCAGACCATGATGTAGAGGATCACGCCTAGGCTCCAGATGTCGTACACCTTGGGCTGGTAGGGAATGCCCTGCAGCACCTCTGGGGCCGCATACGCTGGTGACCCACAGAAGGTCTTGCTTAATGCCATTCGACCACTGTCATCCCGCAGGCAGCGCTTGGAGAAGCTGAAGTCGGACAGCTTGATGTTGAAGTCCTTGTCAAGGAGAAGGTTGTCACACTTGAGGTCCCGGTGGACGACGTCCAGGTCGTGGCAGTACTTGATGGCCAAGGAAAGCTGGTGGAACTTCTTGCGAGCTTCGTCCTCATGCAGGGCTCCCCGGGTTTTGATTAACTCGAGGAGGTCGCCCTGGACCGCGAGCTCCATGACGATGTAGACCTTGCCATGTGATGTCTCAAAGATCTCGTAGGTCTTAATGATGGAGCAGTGGTTTAACATGGCCAGAATCTCAATTTCCCGGGGAAGGAATTTCTCCAAGAAGTCTGCGGGGGCCTTCTTGCGGTCGATGATCTTGATCGCCACATTGAACTTCAGGCGCTCAGAGTAAGCAGATTTTACTTTTGCATAGGAGCCCTCTCCTAAATTTATCCCCAGGAGGTAGCCTCGTCGCTTGAGGACAGCAGCGTCATCCATGGTGCCAGGAATGCCCAGTGCCTCTGAGGCTGCCCTCTACAGCCCCGAGGCGCATGGGCCAGCAGTGTGCTCATTTACATCCTGGATAGAGAGTCCTTTGGGCTGGCCAGGCCTGCTGTTCCTGCCTCCTAGAGGCCAAGACTCTGGAGTGGAACATTTGGCACTGTCTCCCAGATGACTTCAGCGAGTGAAGTCACAAAGGAGGAGTGCCCTGGGGGAATGAGACCCTGGCCTGAGGCACTTGGACTTGGAATCCTGGAAGGCTGGCCAGTAGGCTGGAGCAGACAAGATGAGCAGAAAGTGGCCTCGTGTCTTGCTGGGACCTGAGGTAGAAGGGGACTGTGTGGGACACATGGGCCTGCCCATGCTTCCAAACCCAGAGCCAGGCATACTTGTGCAGAATTGAGGCCAATTCTTGCAAACCAGGGCATCTGAGGAGGATTTAATAAAGGGACAATTAATAAAGGTGGGAGCAGAGTGTAGGGAACCCTGAGGGTCACACAATTACCCCAAGATAGTAGCAGACCCCTGGCCTGCATAGAAAAGGGTGGGAATGGTCCCTGGAACCCAGAAAGAGTAGTGTAGACAGGACCACCTTGAGAGAGGCAGTGGCCTTCAGGGGAGAAAAAGCCAGCCTCAGTGACCCTACAGGCTGGCAGGGGATGGGAGGAAGTCCCATCCCtgacttctttttctccccttcagCCCTTGATGCTGTCCACACAGGTGACCCTCAGGAGTGCAGAGCAGGGCCAAGAAGAGTGGTGTGTCAAGAAGGT
The genomic region above belongs to Homo sapiens chromosome 5, GRCh38.p14 Primary Assembly and contains:
- the TSSK1B gene encoding testis-specific serine/threonine-protein kinase 1; this encodes MDDAAVLKRRGYLLGINLGEGSYAKVKSAYSERLKFNVAIKIIDRKKAPADFLEKFLPREIEILAMLNHCSIIKTYEIFETSHGKVYIVMELAVQGDLLELIKTRGALHEDEARKKFHQLSLAIKYCHDLDVVHRDLKCDNLLLDKDFNIKLSDFSFSKRCLRDDSGRMALSKTFCGSPAYAAPEVLQGIPYQPKVYDIWSLGVILYIMVCGSMPYDDSNIKKMLRIQKEHRVNFPRSKHLTGECKDLIYHMLQPDVNRRLHIDEILSHCWMQPKARGSPSVAINKEGESSRGTEPLWTPEPGSDKKSATKLEPEGEAQPQAQPETKPEGTAMQMSRQSEILGFPSKPSTMETEEGPPQQPPETRAQ